One Candidatus Binatia bacterium genomic window carries:
- a CDS encoding transketolase yields MPRLEFDPNQLRERALFVRRDIITLLARSQSGHSGGPLSSADFGSVLFFREMNLDPARLDDPGRDLWHFSIGHITPCIYALMGERGYFPLRDLLQFRRFEGHLQGHPSKHDTPGVEVSSGSLGQGLSVCCGMALGSRMDKNPRRVYCVMGDGEQQEGQIWEAAMFAAHYKLDNLCGVIDYNRKQIDGDVQDVMGVAPLADKWRAFNWNVIVCDGHDIPSIVDAFDAARAAKGQPSVILAKTVMGKGVSYMEDDYRWHGVPPSVEQAEKALAELGTTLEAWTKRLESHGAAQVAPPAIPAAPVPAAMAGGVR; encoded by the coding sequence ATGCCCCGTTTGGAATTCGACCCGAACCAGCTCCGCGAGCGCGCGCTCTTCGTGCGCCGCGACATCATCACGCTCCTCGCGCGCTCCCAGTCCGGCCACAGCGGCGGCCCGCTCTCCTCCGCCGACTTCGGGAGCGTGCTCTTCTTCCGGGAGATGAATCTCGATCCCGCCCGGCTCGACGATCCGGGCCGCGATCTCTGGCACTTCTCGATCGGCCACATCACGCCCTGCATCTACGCGCTGATGGGGGAGCGCGGCTACTTCCCGCTTCGCGACCTCCTCCAGTTCCGCCGGTTCGAGGGTCATCTGCAGGGGCATCCGAGCAAGCACGACACGCCCGGCGTGGAGGTCTCGTCCGGATCGCTGGGCCAGGGGCTGTCGGTGTGCTGCGGCATGGCGCTCGGCTCGCGCATGGACAAGAACCCGCGGCGCGTCTACTGCGTCATGGGCGACGGCGAGCAGCAGGAGGGGCAGATCTGGGAAGCGGCGATGTTCGCCGCGCACTACAAGCTGGACAACCTCTGCGGCGTGATCGACTACAACCGGAAGCAGATCGACGGCGACGTGCAGGACGTGATGGGGGTAGCACCACTCGCGGACAAGTGGCGCGCGTTCAACTGGAACGTGATCGTCTGCGACGGCCACGACATCCCCTCCATCGTCGACGCGTTCGACGCCGCGCGCGCGGCGAAGGGCCAACCCTCGGTGATCCTCGCGAAGACCGTCATGGGGAAGGGCGTCTCGTACATGGAAGACGACTACCGCTGGCACGGCGTGCCGCCCAGCGTGGAGCAGGCGGAGAAGGCGCTGGCCGAGCTGGGCACCACCCTGGAGGCCTGGACGAAGCGCCTCGAATCCCATGGCGCGGCGCAGGTGGCGCCGCCCGCGATCCCCGCGGCGCCGGTTCCGGCCGCGATGGCGGGAGGTGTCCGATGA